The proteins below come from a single Vanessa tameamea isolate UH-Manoa-2023 chromosome 15, ilVanTame1 primary haplotype, whole genome shotgun sequence genomic window:
- the LOC113396549 gene encoding speckle targeted PIP5K1A-regulated poly(A) polymerase-like, translated as MDTLPQPADCRKVLVTGYPSYTQPQDLTRIFSSYGTVKVVKINNKFAVLEFKDADEAKCAIEDSNEVIIYGEFLTVEQYSHKSEPTTPKREFKHSKNKVSKIVDPRALDLSGDFHQQLAGLLGAVRLAQDEVAALAQLYHDLEQALQQPWPGCVAMPFGSITTGLGIKTSDADCFIHVPPNLHHPSTNYVIKAKRILQQYPQLFAEILAIPRANTPIVKFFHIPTETNCDVTFKTPLGSQNSKLIAFLLHADPRLIPMAVVIKYWARVHGLSGTGKLTNYALTMLIIFYLQQPPVSILPAVEWLQRDADNDIIVDHWNTGFMHHHDRLPESTNTSSISELLGGFFQYYSTFNFTDLIVCPFMGSPIKKDLFKDLNLLPKEFGRYVSNIRDRLTDPMRFTTAMCVQDPFELCHNVASPITSRLAFEIKEFFRFAAAAYDKEKLNNCKGLFQIILIQKPKLSNGKLHPEFRVVIYPHIIQNIINPDWKSVITEVLKKVFEQICKIKLVRIEEKANNTGKKQKEKYLAVVDKPIWKRNQFSKLYNLMHLDFLQKQTRITEEILNVEKQQYNVQFRLILTFSQEPKNAAACIKLIEGDPVVFREFGKFFVSSMHNWFVTLIKSDLKPREKKPGHTGPNIISSIDDKDTESKVINNVDDKITEPDVIISVEALNLKSGDINSVADKKAKSEEDLNISVSQTDSCDKNLAGDSDAVENKSDTSKDNVERVTP; from the exons GATACCCTTCTTACACTCAGCCTCAAGATCTCACAAGAATATTTTCAAGCTATGGAACTGTGAAagtggtaaaaataaataataaatttgctgTTCTCGAGTTCAAAGATGCGGACGAAGCTAAATGTGCTATAGAGGACTCCAATGAAGTCATAATATACGGAGAGTTCTTGACCGTGGAGCAGTACTCCCATAAGTCGGAGCCGACAACACCTAAGAGGGAATTTAAGCATAGCAAGAACAAAG TGAGTAAGATTGTGGACCCACGCGCGCTGGACCTGTCGGGCGACTTCCACCAGCAGCTGGCCGGCCTGCTGGGCGCCGTGCGGCTGGCGCAGGACGAGGTGGCGGCGCTGGCGCAGCTCTACCACGACCTGGAGCAGGCGCTGCAGCAGCCTTGGCCCG GGTGCGTCGCTATGCCGTTCGGCTCAATAACGACGGGCCTCGGGATCAAGACGAGCGACGCGGACTGCTTCATCCACGTGCCGCCCAACCTGCACCACCCAAGCACCAACTACGTCATCAAAGCGAAGAGAATCCTTCAGCAGTACCCTCAGCTGTTCGCGGAGATACTCGCCATCCCCCGCGCCAACACCCCCATCGTCAAATTCTTCCACATTCCGACCGAGACCAACTGCGACGTGACGTTCAAGACCCCCCTGGGCTCCCAGAACAGCAAGCTGATCGCCTTCCTGCTGCACGCCGACCCGCGCCTGATCCCCATGGCGGTGGTCATCAAGTACTGGGCGCGCGTGCACGGGCTGTCGGGCACGGGGAAGCTCACCAACTACGCGCTCACCATGTTGATCATCTTCTACCTGCAGCAGCCGCCCGTCAGCATCCTGCCGGCCGTGGAGTGGCTGCAGCGGGACGCCGACAACGACATCATTGTGGACCACTGGAACACCGGCTTCATGCACCACCATGACCGCCTGCCCGAGTCCACCAACACCTCGTCTATATCCGAATTACTTGGAGGATTCTTTCAATACTATTCCACTTTCAATTTTACTGACTTGATCGTTTGTCCATTTATGGGAAGCCCCATaaagaaagatttatttaaagatcTGAATCTCTTACCGAAGGAATTCGGGCGTTACGTAAGTAACATTCGAGACCGTTTGACCGATCCGATGAGGTTTACGACAGCGATGTGCGTTCAGGACCCCTTCGAACTCTGCCACAATGTGGCTTCGCCGATCACCAGTAGACTCGCCTTCGAAATTAAAGAATTCTTCAGGTTTGCAGCGGCGGCCTATGATAAGGAAAAACTCAACAACTGCAAGGGTCTGTTtcagataattttaattcaaaagccAAAATTATCAAATGGAAAATTACATCCTGAATTTCGAGTGGTCATTTACCCACacattatacaaaacattataaatccAGACTGGAAATCGGTGATCACAGAAGTCCTGAAGAAGGTGTTCGAACAGATATGCAAAATTAAACTGGTGAGAATCGAGGAAAAAGCAAATAATACAGGGAAAAAACAGAAAGAGAAGTACTTAGCCGTTGTAGACAAACCTATATGGAAGAGGAACCAGTTCTCAAAACTTTACAATTTAATGCATCTAGATTTTCTACAGAAACAAACGCGTATAACGGAAGAAATACTAAACGTCGAAAAGCAACAGTACAACGTCCAATTCCGGTTGATTTTAACATTTTCTCAAGAACCGAAAAATGCGGCTGCTTGTATAAAATTGATTGAGGGAGATCCTGTGGTTTTCCGAGAATTCGGTAAATTCTTCGTATCAAGTATGCATAATTGGTTCGTTACCTTAATAAAATCGGATCTAAAACCGCGTGAAAAAAAACCGGGACACACCGGACCTAATATTATAAGCAGTATTGATGATAAAGACACAGAatctaaagttataaataatgttgatgATAAAATTACAGAACCTGATGTTATAATTAGTGTTGAAGCGTTAAATCTAAAGTCTGGTGATATAAATAGTGTTGCAGATAAAAAAGCAAAAAGCGAAGAAGATCTCAATATAAGCGTGTCTCAGACAGATAGTTGTGATAAAAACTTGGCAGGGGACTCAGATGCAGTTGAAAATAAAAGTGACACTAGTAAAGACAATGTAGAACGTGTTACACCCTGA
- the LOC113396553 gene encoding speckle targeted PIP5K1A-regulated poly(A) polymerase-like, whose protein sequence is METNDNIYDTSKLSFEGDFDEQVQEIMQYVRLTKHEVENLQILLDDIHKTFNEVWPGCTVNGFGSIVSGLGIKTSDIDCYVQLPSWLSPPNASFVMKARNILRRRHWIFQKLFAITNAKVPIVKFYHAPTERCCDLNFSSFAGVRNSQLISYLLEIDNRILYLSILIKYWSKVHKLTGVNLMPNYCLTMMVIFYLQQKNILPSIIHLQQNVDEHIVDNWNTAFCEDNHVNNNEETLYQLLGGFFEYYNTFKYSKYIICPFMGKPVEREFFLKVDTVPAEFSLYKINVEKDSQCKPIRLDTVLCVQDPFEHNRNCAVAVHPKLAQHIMSHFNRATDIYNSNNEENFLQTLLLGTDNYPANKNKPKKPAIFNGIKKQYKVNQNLRQNIKCITKNIFQGKNKRNYR, encoded by the exons ATGGAAACaaatg acAATATATATGATACATCAAAGCTATCATTCGAAGGTGATTTTGATGAACAGGTTCAAGAAATAATGCAATATGTGAGACTTACAAAGCATGAAGTGGaaaatttgcaaatattattGGACGATATACACAAAACTTTTAATGAAGTCTGGCCAG GTTGCACAGTCAACGGTTTTGGTTCAATAGTCTCGGGACTTGGGATAAAAACAAGTGATATAGATTGCTATGTGCAGCTCCCGAGCTGGCTCAGTCCTCCGAATGCATCATTTGTTATGAAAGCTAGAAATATATTGAGAAGGCGACATTGGATATTCCaaaaattatttgcaataacCAATGCCAAAGTGCCTATTGTTAAGTTTTATCATGCTCCAACAGAAAGATGTTGTGATTTAAACTTTAGTAGCTTTGCTGGAGTGAGAAATAGTcagttaatttcttatttattagaaatagacAATAGAATATTATACTTGTCAATTCTTATTAAGTACTGGTCCAAGGTACATAAGTTGACTGGTGTTAATTTGATGCCAAATTATTGTCTGACGATGAtggtaatattttacttacagcAAAAGAACATTTTGCCCTCAATTATACATTTACAACAAAATGTCGATGAACATATTGTTGATAACTGGAACACAGCTTTCTGTGAAGATAATCATGTGAATAATAATGAAGAAACATTATATCAATTGCTTGGAGGATTTTTTGAAtactataatacttttaaatattctaagtatattatatgtCCTTTTATGGGTAAGCCAGTGGAaagagaattttttttaaaagttgatACTGTGCCAGCAGAGTtttcactttataaaataaatgtagaaaaGGATAGCCAATGTAAACCAATTAGACTAGACACTGTTTTGTGCGTGCAAGACCCATTTGAGCACAACAGAAACTGTGCAGTTGCTGTGCATCCTAAATTAGCACAACACATAATGTCTCATTTTAATAGAGCTACCGATATTTATAATAGCAACAATGAAGAAAATTTTctacaaacattattattaggAACAGATAACTATCCAGCCAACAAAAACAAACCAAAGAAACCTGCAATATTTAATGGAATCAAGAAACAGTACAAAGTTAATCAGAACTTACGACagaatattaaatgtatcacaaaaaatatattccaaggGAAAAATAAACGGAACTACAGATAA